A genomic stretch from Bacillota bacterium includes:
- a CDS encoding copper transporter: protein MLDMRYHVASLIAVFLALAIGILLGTVIVDKGVISNQQSALVKRIEANFTALRDENRSLKAELYQKREFENKSFPVVVQNKLSDTKVIIISTGTLSDGSLISNIADDLKKAGAATNTVWVQGDFKINDDALATLQPYFQDQLSKNNAREEILKKMVADIVKGAEDSATAANETGSSYLQQLKDLRYIKSDIDFNAQVAPVSKFVIVGGSETNEDPKNTDLPIISELKALGVRVVGVESTTCKKSYMPFYQATEIPTVDNVDQRIGVISMIYALAGADGNYGLKKTAAQLMPNLITP, encoded by the coding sequence ATGTTAGATATGCGCTATCATGTGGCGTCACTTATTGCTGTGTTTTTAGCTTTGGCGATCGGCATACTGCTTGGCACAGTAATAGTAGACAAGGGCGTGATTTCAAATCAGCAGAGCGCACTGGTAAAAAGAATAGAGGCAAACTTTACAGCATTAAGGGATGAAAACCGTTCGCTTAAAGCAGAGCTGTATCAAAAGAGAGAGTTTGAGAACAAATCATTTCCAGTCGTTGTGCAAAATAAGCTTTCCGATACTAAAGTAATAATAATTAGCACTGGGACTCTTTCGGATGGTTCGCTTATATCAAACATTGCTGACGATTTGAAGAAGGCAGGAGCGGCCACAAACACGGTTTGGGTGCAGGGCGATTTTAAAATCAACGATGATGCACTTGCCACGTTGCAGCCATATTTTCAGGACCAGCTAAGCAAGAATAATGCGCGAGAAGAGATTCTAAAAAAGATGGTAGCCGATATAGTTAAAGGCGCAGAAGATAGCGCAACCGCTGCAAATGAAACTGGCAGTAGTTATTTGCAGCAGCTGAAGGATCTGAGGTATATCAAAAGCGACATAGACTTTAACGCGCAAGTAGCGCCGGTATCAAAGTTTGTTATTGTCGGGGGGTCAGAGACAAATGAAGACCCTAAGAACACTGATTTGCCCATAATTTCCGAGTTAAAGGCTTTGGGTGTAAGGGTTGTGGGCGTGGAATCAACCACATGCAAAAAGTCATATATGCCTTTTTATCAAGCAACAGAAATACCAACCGTAGATAATGTAGACCAGAGGATCGGTGTCATATCGATGATATATGCATTGGCGGGGGCCGACGGTAATTACGGTTTAAAAAAGACGGCGGCGCAGCTTATGCCAAATCTTATAACCCCGTAA